GTAAATCGCCTTATCTTCGATATCTACATTTTCTTCCTCCATGTATTTCTTTAACCTTAAGGCAATGTCGTCTATAGAAATTCTTCTAAAGTCGAACCTCTGGCATCTGGATAATATCGTGGCAGGGATTTTTTGAGGATCGGTTGTTGCCAATATAAAAATAATATGGGCAGGAGGTTCTTCTAAAGTTTTTAATAGAGCATTGAAGGCTCCGGTAGAAAGCATATGAACCTCGTCTATAATATAAATTTTATATTTCCCTTCGGTAGGAGAATACTTTACCTCTTCTCTTATTTCCCTTATATTATCAACACCATTATTGGAAGCCGCGTCTATCTCAATAACATTCATACTTCTTCCTTCATCCATGGCTTTGCATAAGCTGCATTGGTTACAAGGCTGTCCATCCACAGGTTCTTTGCAATTTACGACCTTCGCAAAAATTTTCGCGGTAGAAGTTTTCCCTGTTCCCCTCGTTCCGCAAAAAAGATAAGCATGGGCAATCCGACCTGATTTCACTTGGTTTTTTAAGGTCGTTACAATATGATCTTGTCCTAATACATCTTGAAAACTTTTAGGTCTTTTCTTCCTGTACAGCGCCATATAGGACATAGTTACACCTCTTTTTATTCTATAGCTTTAAGTGTTCACATTTTTTAATATTCTATCCTTATATTTTAACATAAAATCAATATTTGGCTAAAGGCTTTTTATTGCATAGGAAATCCAAAAGAATTTCCTATGCAATAAAAAAACAGATGGCAAGCCATCTGCTTATATTTAAAATGGATCCGTGCACCTACCTTCGACAATTCTCCCCAAGCGTAACCTTTGCAGTTAGCTCAAACTAGGCACCCTCACGGCACATAGAGACATTTACTTAGTGCTGCTTCCTTCCGGACCTGACACGGTTCGTAAACTTCTATTGCGTGAGACCCGATTCTCATCGCCACTTACAAAGGGCAGACCTTAAAAAGATAAGGCCTCAGGTAGGCATCACCCCTGCTACAGCGGATTGCAGGTTACAGGGCACCGCTAACTCCCCGGCTAGCACGGAAATCTTATTACCTTATCAAGTGATGCATTACCTAGTATACAGACTTTTAACCTATCTGTCAACCTCCATTTATTCCCTTTTGAGTCTCATATTTGCAAAAAATGTTTTTAAAATGCTGCTGCATTCTTCTAAACAGACACCTTCGATAATCTCTACCTGATGATTGAACGATTTTTCCTGTAAGATATTAAGGATAGAACCCCCACAGCCTGCTTTAGGATTCCGGGCTCCAAAGACCACCTTATCCATTCTGGCTTGAACAATGGCACCGGCACACATAGGGCAGGGTTCTAAAGTCACATACATCGTACAACCCTCAAGACGCCAATCCCCTAAAAAAGCGGCAGCTTCTTCTATAGCCTGAATTTCTGCGTGGGCTAAGGGATTTTTCTTTGTATTTCTTTGGTTGTATCCTCTGCCTATGATTTGGTTATTATAAGTAATAATGGCTCCAATCGGTACTTCATCTATTTGAAAAGCTTTTTGTGCCAGTATCAAAGCTTCTTTCATATAGTAAATATCCAAATCTTCCATGGCAAGTCTCCTTTTAGATATAGTACTATTTTGCCATAGAAACAGCCAAAATTCAATTGCTTTGCAATAAAATTAATGCTACTCTATTATTATGGAAAAAATAATAATTATCATTCATTTTTGTCAATAATATTGCTAAAGGGAGGTGTCTTATGAGTAAAGATTTTGCTATAGTCCGCAAGGGGTATGACCCAGAACAGGTTGATTCGTACATTGCAACACTACAAAATCAAATTAATAGCTACAAAGAAAAAGAACAGGCTATCAATCAAGCTATCGTAAGCGCTCAGATCATTTCAGAACAACTGATATCCAATGCTAAACAGGAAGCAGAACAAATTAAAAAAGACGCCAAAATCCGTCTTTCGAAAATGCAGAATATGCTTGATAAAGCAGAAGAAGAGCTAAAAACTTTCCAGGATGAATACAAAAAATTAATCTCAAAGTATCTTACTCAATTGGATGAGAATAATATTCATTCTTTAATGGATGAACTTCATTCCATACGGGAATTATTTGTTCTAAAAGAAGAAGATACGGAAGAAAAAAACTTTGAGGGAACCCAAGCTCAAAATTTATTTGAAAAAGTGAATACAGAATTCTCTCAGGGAATCTCTAAAGAAGAAATGGATTCTTTATTTGGTAAGGATCTATAATAAGGTACCTTTAGAAAATTAAAATAAAAATATAATTCCTATAGGGGCATTAGAACTGTAAATATAAAAAACCCAGCATAAAATAAATTTATGCCAGGCTTTATGAAAAGCTCGAAAGAGCTTATTTTTTATTGTCTAAATTTAATTCTGATTTAATTTCCTGATAATATCGTATTGAGAATCCATACTTTCAATAAAGCCTTGTACTTTTGTTTCTATCCCTTCATAATTTTTAAATTCAATAAATGCTTTTTTAAGCTTTGCAATCATCTCATCCGGCATATCTTTTCTCGCTGCCAGGGCATCCTTTGGAATATCCTCTGTCTTTGAAATAATACTAATTTCACCTACAGGAATACCACTAGCCTGAGCCTTTTCAAGAGCTTCGTTATAGGTAGCGCCTGCATCTATTTCCCTCTGCAAAACTGCATTGATTACATTGTCATGGTTGCCCAGGAAAACTGCTTTACTAAAAATCGTATCCGGATTCATATTGTTGTTTTTAAGGATATCCCTTGCATATAAATATCCTGATGCACTATTCTTATCCACATATCCGAAGGATTTTCCTTTAAGATCATAGATGCTTTTAACCGACCCATCTTTTCTTGCAATAATATAACCGTTATAAAAACTCTTTCCATCCACTTTTGGTGTTACTACCGGCTTGACACCATATTTTTTACGGGCATTCACATAGGCAAAGGGGGAAAACCATCCAATATCAATAATCCCTCGATCAATCGCTTCACTTAAGGCATCATAATTTCTAACAATAATAATTCTTGCCTTATAACCAATGCTTTCACATACCCGCTCCAGTATAGGAACATACATTTTTCTTATACTTTGTGGTTCTAAAAATGGGTTCACACCGAATATAATTTCATTGGTCTTCTTAAATTGCACTGCTTCTTCTTGTAAATCTTCTGCAAGTTCGCTGATCTTATTACAATAGGCGAGGATTTCTTTGTTCTTCTTGTTTTGTAAATCTACCATCTGGATGGATTTATAGGTTACATTATGGGTATCCTCTACGGCATATGCAACGTCTTCCACAGCTTTTTCAATTTCTGTTGCTGTATTTTTCTGTATAGAAGAAAGCTCGGTAAGGTCTTTTAAATTGGTTCTTACTTCTATCAGGATTGTACTGATTTCATCAATTACCGTAGAAGACTCCTTAACAACGATATCTACGTTATTCATTTTTTCATTAATTTCACCCATGGCTTGGTTGGACTGCTCAATTTTTTCAAGAATAGTACTTACCGCATCTTCAATAACAGTTATGGCGCCATCGGTTTGTTCTGCAAGTTTACGAATCTCAGTGGCTACAACAGAAAAGCCTTTGCCTGCTTCCCCTGCTCTAGCCGCTTCTATTGCGGCATTTAATGCGAGCAAATTGGTTTGACTGGAAATCTTTTTAATATAATCTCCGATCTCATTAATCGTTTTTGAAGAATTTCTAAGTTCAGCATTGGTATCTAAGGCACTCGTAATCACATCGGTTAAACTTTTTATAAAATCTCCTATACTGCTAATCTTTGCTTTATTATGATCAAGCATCTGTATAGAAACTTCCGAGTGTTTTTCTATATCAATGACACTGTTGTTAAGATTTATAGCGATATTTGCCAGCTCATTGATACTCGCATTAATCTCCTGAGAATTTGCAGCATTTTGCTGGCAATATTTTTCAATCTCATAAGATATATTGGCTAACTTTTCAAAAGTATTGATATTATCCTGAGAAAGCCATAATAATTGTTGAGAATCAAACCCCATATTCTCTGCAATATTAAATAATGTATCATCAAGCCCATCTTCTACAGTATGTTTTGAAGATGCAGGCTTTAAATCCTTTGGTGATTTAATTTCTTTATGGTCCCTATTC
The genomic region above belongs to Defluviitalea saccharophila and contains:
- the tadA gene encoding tRNA adenosine(34) deaminase TadA; protein product: MEDLDIYYMKEALILAQKAFQIDEVPIGAIITYNNQIIGRGYNQRNTKKNPLAHAEIQAIEEAAAFLGDWRLEGCTMYVTLEPCPMCAGAIVQARMDKVVFGARNPKAGCGGSILNILQEKSFNHQVEIIEGVCLEECSSILKTFFANMRLKRE
- a CDS encoding DivIVA domain-containing protein, producing the protein MSKDFAIVRKGYDPEQVDSYIATLQNQINSYKEKEQAINQAIVSAQIISEQLISNAKQEAEQIKKDAKIRLSKMQNMLDKAEEELKTFQDEYKKLISKYLTQLDENNIHSLMDELHSIRELFVLKEEDTEEKNFEGTQAQNLFEKVNTEFSQGISKEEMDSLFGKDL
- the phnD gene encoding phosphate/phosphite/phosphonate ABC transporter substrate-binding protein — protein: MSSKTKFYLLSVLGFILIHSITYFIHLKFPWEIMISVIGSLGVIFAAEQVFSRNRDHKEIKSPKDLKPASSKHTVEDGLDDTLFNIAENMGFDSQQLLWLSQDNINTFEKLANISYEIEKYCQQNAANSQEINASINELANIAINLNNSVIDIEKHSEVSIQMLDHNKAKISSIGDFIKSLTDVITSALDTNAELRNSSKTINEIGDYIKKISSQTNLLALNAAIEAARAGEAGKGFSVVATEIRKLAEQTDGAITVIEDAVSTILEKIEQSNQAMGEINEKMNNVDIVVKESSTVIDEISTILIEVRTNLKDLTELSSIQKNTATEIEKAVEDVAYAVEDTHNVTYKSIQMVDLQNKKNKEILAYCNKISELAEDLQEEAVQFKKTNEIIFGVNPFLEPQSIRKMYVPILERVCESIGYKARIIIVRNYDALSEAIDRGIIDIGWFSPFAYVNARKKYGVKPVVTPKVDGKSFYNGYIIARKDGSVKSIYDLKGKSFGYVDKNSASGYLYARDILKNNNMNPDTIFSKAVFLGNHDNVINAVLQREIDAGATYNEALEKAQASGIPVGEISIISKTEDIPKDALAARKDMPDEMIAKLKKAFIEFKNYEGIETKVQGFIESMDSQYDIIRKLNQN